The genomic stretch TGCGCGGCCCATGCGAGTCGGTGCCCGGTCCCGCCCCTCACCGCGGGCCTCTGTCTCTGGTCCTAGGCTGGTGTCCATCCACGAGAGTGGCTGGAAGGCCTTCGACGTGACCGAGGCGGTGAACTTCTGGCAGCAGCTGGGCCGCCCCACGCAGCCGCTGCTGCTGCAGGTCTCGGTGCAGAGGGAGCAGCTGGGCCCGCCGGCCTCCAGCGCCCACCGGCTGGTGCGCTTCGCCTCCCAGGCGGCGTCGGGCGGGCAGCGGGAGCCTCAGCTGGAGCTGCACACCCTGGACCTGAAAGACTACGGGTAGGTGCTGGTCACAACTGGTGCGTGGAATTTACAAGAGAATTGGGGGTCGGGGGTCGGTCAACCTTATTTTGAAAACGGGCACCTTCTCAGATTGCTGTGATTATGATGACTAGACAACATATATAAAATTCCTACCTCATCTCTTAGGAGACCCTCAGTAAAGATCAGTTAGTTATGTTTTgggtatatttattcattcatcctttATCACACATATCCAGCTTTTGGAACATCCTGAGAGATGGATCATAAGTGTTCCTTCCAGATGCCCCGCTAAGCCCCCCTGGGCCTCCTCACCTGCACCCTCCCAGCTGACCTCTGACCCTGCCTCTCCTTGCCCCCACAGAGCCCAGGGCGATTGTGACCGTGAGGTGCCTGAGATCGAGGGCACCCGCTGCTGCCGCCAGGAGATGTACATCGACCTGCAGGGCATGAAGTGGGCCCAGAACTGGGTCCTGGAGCCCCCGGGCTTCCTGGCCTATGAGTGTGTGGGCACCTGCCAGCAGCCCCAGGAGTCCCTGCCCTTCAAGTGGCCGTTTCTGGGGCCGCGGCAGTGCATCGCCTCGGAGACAGCCTCGCTGCCCTTGATTGTCACCACCAAGGAGGGAGACAGAACCAGGCCCCAGGTGGTGAGCCTGCCCAACATGCGGGTGCAGAAGTGCAGCTGTGCCTCAGACGGGGCTCCTGTGCCGAGGAGGCTGGAGCCGTAGGCGCCCAGAGTAGCCTCCGAGGGACTTGGCTTTGTGTGCCTCAGAACTGTTCCAGGGCCTGAGGAGAGATGGGGATTACTGGATAGCTGATGGGTAAAAGTTTTGTGCTCTCTGCTAAGCTCCGTTAGGTCCACCAGAAGAAGAGGCTCACCAAGACTCTGATAG from Choloepus didactylus isolate mChoDid1 chromosome 2, mChoDid1.pri, whole genome shotgun sequence encodes the following:
- the LOC119524173 gene encoding left-right determination factor 2 isoform X2, whose translation is MRPLWLCWALWALPLAGPGVALTQEQILGSLLQQLQLSDVPMLDKAEVEELVIPAHVRAQYVALLQHSHGAHSRGKRFSQKFREVAGRFLASEAALRRHERLFPRSSRARVTVEWLRVRDDGSNRTSLVDSRLVSIHESGWKAFDVTEAVNFWQQLGRPTQPLLLQVSVQREQLGPPASSAHRLVRFASQAASGGQREPQLELHTLDLKDYGAQGDCDREVPEIEGTRCCRQEMYIDLQGMKWAQNWVLEPPGFLAYECVGTCQQPQESLPFKWPFLGPRQCIASETASLPLIVTTKEGDRTRPQVVSLPNMRVQKCSCASDGAPVPRRLEP
- the LOC119524173 gene encoding left-right determination factor 2 isoform X1, which produces MRPLWLCWALWALPLAGPGVALTQEQILGSLLQQLQLSDVPMLDKAEVEELVIPAHVRAQYVALLQHSHGAHSRGKRFSQKFREVAGRFLASEASTHLLLFGMEQRLPPHTELVQAVLRLFQEPVPKAALRRHERLFPRSSRARVTVEWLRVRDDGSNRTSLVDSRLVSIHESGWKAFDVTEAVNFWQQLGRPTQPLLLQVSVQREQLGPPASSAHRLVRFASQAASGGQREPQLELHTLDLKDYGAQGDCDREVPEIEGTRCCRQEMYIDLQGMKWAQNWVLEPPGFLAYECVGTCQQPQESLPFKWPFLGPRQCIASETASLPLIVTTKEGDRTRPQVVSLPNMRVQKCSCASDGAPVPRRLEP